A single Luteitalea sp. DNA region contains:
- a CDS encoding methyltransferase domain-containing protein, with product MPRDIDLLTSNTLKHLRDRWWPDAFTTFLEDTLQPRPDKRILDVGCGRGTAELAFLERQNGGGQSASPLLVAIDIVESRVREARAAAQDRGLTLPVATADALQLPFAPGSFDATFAVAVLQYVPYPIRVLHECARVTKPGGRIVIVEPDNGARYFYTSLESGRRAFELGTEFFAALATSAGDPADPVIGPKLPSLFLEVGIEPVTVQLFPVPQVRVGAPAPSVWAAREESIGDAVARAPSEALKRLGRDYLKAVARYRDQATAAGPAFVEIQHTILFAAIGQNAAESADRPLPV from the coding sequence ATGCCTCGAGACATCGACCTGCTCACCTCGAATACGCTCAAGCATCTGCGGGATCGCTGGTGGCCGGACGCCTTCACAACGTTCTTGGAAGACACGCTTCAGCCGCGGCCGGACAAGCGCATTCTCGACGTCGGTTGTGGACGTGGCACCGCGGAGCTCGCTTTCCTCGAGCGCCAGAATGGCGGTGGGCAGTCGGCATCGCCGCTGCTGGTCGCGATCGACATCGTGGAGAGCCGCGTGCGCGAGGCGCGCGCCGCCGCCCAGGACCGCGGCCTGACACTGCCCGTCGCGACAGCTGACGCCCTTCAGTTGCCGTTCGCGCCAGGATCGTTCGATGCGACCTTTGCTGTCGCCGTGCTCCAGTACGTCCCGTACCCGATCCGTGTTCTCCACGAGTGTGCCCGCGTCACCAAGCCCGGCGGCCGCATCGTCATCGTCGAGCCGGACAATGGCGCTCGATATTTCTACACATCGCTCGAGAGCGGCCGACGCGCGTTCGAGCTTGGCACGGAGTTCTTCGCGGCGCTCGCAACGTCCGCCGGTGATCCGGCCGACCCGGTGATCGGGCCGAAGCTGCCGTCCCTCTTTCTCGAAGTGGGCATCGAGCCGGTGACCGTACAGCTCTTTCCGGTTCCCCAGGTACGCGTCGGGGCGCCCGCGCCGAGCGTCTGGGCTGCGCGCGAAGAGAGCATTGGCGATGCCGTTGCGCGCGCGCCGAGTGAGGCGCTGAAGCGGCTCGGCCGCGACTATTTGAAGGCGGTCGCCCGCTATCGTGACCAAGCAACCGCAGCGGGTCCTGCGTTCGTCGAGATCCAACACACAATTTTGTTTGCCGCGATCGGCCAGAACGCTGCAGAGTCAGCCGACCGACCCTTGCCGGTATGA
- a CDS encoding RNA-binding protein, whose product MSRKLYVGNLPFETSEADLEALFGRVGTVDTVQVMRDMVTGRARGFAFVEMATDEEAQNAIRELHETQVGGRTLTVNEARPKPAFGGGPRPFGEGRRNGGGGGGGGGRGGRRREPRW is encoded by the coding sequence ATGAGTCGGAAACTGTATGTGGGCAACCTGCCGTTCGAAACCAGCGAAGCAGATCTCGAGGCGTTGTTCGGTCGCGTGGGTACTGTCGACACGGTCCAGGTGATGCGGGATATGGTCACTGGGCGTGCGCGTGGCTTCGCCTTCGTCGAAATGGCGACTGACGAGGAGGCGCAGAACGCCATCCGTGAGCTGCATGAGACGCAGGTCGGCGGCCGGACGCTCACGGTCAACGAAGCGCGTCCGAAGCCGGCCTTTGGCGGCGGACCGCGGCCTTTTGGCGAGGGCCGTCGGAACGGTGGTGGCGGTGGCGGTGGCGGCGGCCGGGGCGGTCGTCGACGCGAGCCGCGCTGGTAA
- a CDS encoding methyltransferase domain-containing protein produces MTGSARAGWEGWNEYAAFYDWENARTVGRRDVAFWRNLARQAGGPVLELGCGTGRVAVPLVRARVSMVGVDRSEAMLARARQRLRRSPDGLLLVRGDITSLPFEPHTFPLVIAPYGVLQSLLSDRLLKRTLDDVARVVRPGGLFGVDLVADVPRWEQYDRRLTLRGRSGPHGLPVALVESVRQDRVRKLTIFDQEYIEGKGAGRRVTRFSVAFRTLSVPDMAKRLERAGFRIDALLGDYNGTPWDPRSDTWLILARRRMGEGVTR; encoded by the coding sequence ATGACTGGTAGCGCCCGTGCAGGATGGGAGGGGTGGAACGAATACGCGGCGTTCTACGACTGGGAGAATGCCCGAACCGTTGGGCGGCGTGACGTAGCGTTCTGGCGCAATCTCGCGCGCCAGGCGGGTGGTCCCGTGCTCGAGCTCGGCTGCGGCACGGGACGCGTGGCGGTACCGCTCGTGAGGGCGCGCGTCTCCATGGTCGGTGTCGATCGATCCGAGGCCATGCTGGCCCGAGCACGGCAGCGCCTGCGCCGATCGCCGGACGGGCTGCTCCTCGTCCGAGGCGACATCACCAGCCTCCCGTTCGAGCCGCACACCTTTCCGCTGGTCATCGCGCCGTACGGAGTCCTTCAGTCGCTGCTCAGCGATCGATTGCTCAAACGGACGCTCGACGACGTCGCGCGTGTCGTGCGTCCGGGCGGGCTATTTGGTGTGGATCTCGTCGCGGACGTGCCCCGCTGGGAGCAGTACGACCGGCGGCTCACCTTGCGTGGACGATCAGGACCGCATGGGTTGCCGGTGGCGCTCGTCGAGTCGGTGCGGCAGGACCGCGTCCGCAAGCTCACGATCTTCGACCAGGAGTACATCGAGGGCAAGGGGGCTGGGCGTCGTGTCACCCGCTTCTCGGTGGCGTTCCGCACCCTCAGCGTGCCGGATATGGCAAAGCGCCTCGAGCGTGCCGGCTTCCGCATCGACGCGCTGCTCGGCGATTACAACGGCACTCCGTGGGATCCGCGTTCGGACACATGGCTGATCCTGGCGCGTCGGCGGATGGGTGAGGGGGTGACCAGGTGA